Proteins encoded within one genomic window of Amycolatopsis nigrescens CSC17Ta-90:
- a CDS encoding cytochrome P450 — MPEPKALPIAARSVGCPFTPATELYDMQKQEELPRVKIPSPLLGEFDAVTVTRYEDAKNVLGDPRLQMGFVFDPDAPRTMLNQPGNLLNYNGADHSRLRRMLTASFTVKRVRSLRPMIEGIVAAQLDALEEEGPGADLVQVFSTPIPTHVICELLGVPYADRADFQRRAKVGLDVNTTREVQIQNLADMDAYMSKLVAAHRQSPGDNLLGGVVRDFGAELTDDELVGIGNMLLIAGHETTASMLSVGTALLLQHPDQLALVRDDPSATDGAIEELLRYCAPATIMPRQAATDLCVRDQEIKEGERVVVSILAANRDLGATDQDLDTLDVRRPPQAHVTFGFGAHQCLGQQLARMELRVALPALFNRFPTLKLGVPQEEVDYRTTALVFGVHRLPVTW; from the coding sequence ATGCCCGAACCCAAGGCACTTCCCATCGCCGCGCGGTCCGTGGGGTGTCCCTTCACCCCCGCCACCGAGCTCTACGACATGCAGAAGCAGGAGGAGCTGCCCCGGGTCAAGATCCCCAGCCCGCTGCTCGGCGAGTTCGACGCGGTGACCGTCACGCGCTACGAGGACGCCAAGAACGTGCTGGGCGACCCCCGGCTGCAGATGGGCTTCGTCTTCGATCCCGACGCGCCGCGGACCATGCTGAACCAGCCGGGCAACCTGCTGAACTACAACGGCGCCGACCATTCCCGGCTGCGGCGGATGCTCACCGCGTCCTTCACGGTCAAGCGGGTCCGTTCGTTGCGGCCGATGATCGAGGGCATCGTGGCGGCCCAGCTGGACGCGTTGGAGGAGGAGGGTCCCGGTGCGGACCTGGTGCAGGTGTTCAGCACCCCGATCCCGACCCACGTGATCTGCGAGCTGCTGGGCGTGCCCTATGCCGACCGGGCGGACTTCCAGCGCCGCGCCAAGGTCGGGCTGGACGTCAACACGACCCGTGAGGTGCAGATCCAGAACCTGGCCGATATGGACGCCTACATGTCCAAGCTGGTGGCGGCCCACCGGCAGAGCCCCGGCGACAATCTGCTGGGTGGCGTGGTGCGCGACTTCGGCGCCGAGCTGACCGACGACGAGCTGGTGGGCATCGGCAACATGCTGCTGATCGCCGGGCACGAGACGACCGCCAGCATGCTGTCGGTCGGTACCGCGCTGCTGCTCCAGCATCCGGACCAGCTCGCGCTGGTGCGCGACGATCCCTCGGCGACCGACGGCGCGATCGAGGAGCTGCTGCGCTACTGCGCCCCGGCCACCATCATGCCGCGACAGGCGGCCACCGATCTGTGCGTGCGGGACCAGGAGATCAAGGAGGGCGAGCGGGTGGTGGTGTCCATCCTGGCCGCCAACCGCGATCTCGGGGCGACCGACCAGGACCTGGACACGCTGGACGTGCGACGGCCGCCGCAGGCGCATGTGACCTTCGGCTTCGGTGCCCACCAGTGTCTCGGCCAGCAGCTGGCGCGGATGGAGTTGCGCGTCGCGCTGCCGGCGCTGTTCAACAGGTTCCCCACGCTGAAGCTGGGCGTCCCGCAGGAAGAAGTCGACTACCGGACCACCGCGCTCGTCTTCGGCGTGCACCGGTTGCCGGTCACCTGGTGA
- a CDS encoding ferredoxin codes for MNIEIEEPKCIAAGHCVAAAPEVFDQRDDDGVVILLDGTPPEHEHERVREAALLCPAAAIILREGDRTHA; via the coding sequence TTGAACATCGAAATCGAGGAACCCAAGTGCATCGCCGCGGGGCACTGCGTCGCTGCCGCGCCGGAGGTCTTCGACCAGCGCGACGACGACGGAGTGGTGATCCTGCTCGACGGGACTCCGCCGGAGCACGAGCACGAGCGCGTCCGTGAGGCCGCCCTGCTCTGCCCGGCCGCCGCGATCATCCTCCGGGAAGGCGACCGGACCCATGCCTGA
- a CDS encoding FAD-dependent monooxygenase translates to MPDLDVPVLVVGGGGCGLATSVFLSDLGVDHLLVERRESTSVLPRAHYLNQRTMEIFRQHGIADEVYRGSAPLANMGEVVWRTSLAGDGFLDGRDLHRMDAFGGGGTAAPYAADSPCPSTNFPQHRLEPLLRRHAEERAPGRVLFHHVLEEFTQDETGVTALVTNRSTGETSTVRARYLVGADGGRSIGKALGVTMAGEEGGAFHVISVHFSADLSRWWPGDSVLITNFVSPDGGLISRYGMVALGPTWGLSCTEWALHFHLPPGTELDLGDDAMMARVRELLKLPNLELELHQVSHYWPEAVIADTFRDGRVFLAGDAAHRQPPATGLGLNSAIQDAHNLAWKLAAVLGGQAGDPLLESYQAERLPIAHRNVSWSMYTFRNHAVAHAGLGLFPGQPPEATRANFRALFSDTPMGETRRVRAKEVFATQRVEYQAHDIEIGFSYQDGAVLPDGSEPPPRDPMGYLYHPVTRPGHRLPHVWLTRDGERLSSHDLVGRHGGFVLITGAVEDSWAVAAKQVVDTFGVALTVVPIGTDPAGYQDAEGGWSAVKEVGDGGAVLVRPDNHVAWRSFTGGAQAGELNAAFQHILGVKTTGS, encoded by the coding sequence ATGCCTGACCTGGACGTGCCGGTGCTGGTCGTCGGCGGTGGTGGCTGCGGGCTCGCCACCTCGGTCTTCCTGTCCGATCTGGGGGTGGACCACCTGCTCGTCGAGCGGCGCGAATCGACCTCCGTGCTGCCGAGGGCGCACTACCTGAACCAGCGCACCATGGAGATCTTCCGGCAGCACGGGATCGCCGACGAGGTGTACCGGGGCAGCGCTCCGCTGGCGAACATGGGGGAGGTGGTCTGGCGTACTTCGCTGGCCGGCGACGGTTTCCTGGACGGGCGGGACCTGCACCGGATGGACGCGTTCGGTGGCGGCGGCACGGCCGCGCCCTACGCGGCCGACAGCCCGTGCCCGTCGACGAACTTCCCGCAGCACCGGCTCGAACCGCTGCTGCGCCGGCACGCGGAGGAACGGGCGCCCGGTCGCGTGCTGTTCCACCACGTGCTCGAGGAGTTCACCCAGGACGAGACCGGGGTGACCGCGCTGGTGACCAACCGGTCGACCGGAGAGACCAGCACCGTGCGCGCCCGGTACCTCGTCGGCGCCGACGGGGGACGGAGCATCGGGAAGGCGCTCGGCGTGACGATGGCGGGGGAAGAGGGTGGCGCCTTCCACGTGATCTCCGTGCACTTCAGCGCGGACCTGTCCCGGTGGTGGCCCGGCGATTCGGTGCTGATCACGAACTTCGTCAGCCCGGACGGCGGCCTGATCTCCCGGTACGGGATGGTCGCGCTGGGGCCGACCTGGGGGCTGTCCTGCACCGAATGGGCACTGCACTTCCATCTGCCGCCGGGAACCGAGCTGGACCTCGGCGACGACGCGATGATGGCCAGGGTCCGGGAACTGCTGAAGCTGCCGAACCTGGAGCTCGAACTGCACCAGGTGAGTCACTACTGGCCGGAGGCCGTCATCGCGGACACCTTCCGGGACGGCCGGGTCTTCCTCGCCGGGGACGCCGCGCACCGCCAGCCACCCGCCACCGGCCTCGGTCTGAACTCGGCGATCCAGGACGCGCACAACCTGGCGTGGAAGCTCGCGGCCGTGCTCGGCGGGCAGGCCGGCGATCCGCTGCTGGAGTCCTACCAGGCCGAACGGCTGCCGATCGCGCACCGGAACGTCAGCTGGTCGATGTACACCTTCCGCAACCACGCGGTGGCGCACGCCGGCCTCGGGCTCTTTCCGGGCCAGCCGCCGGAGGCCACCCGGGCCAACTTCCGCGCCCTGTTCTCCGACACGCCGATGGGGGAGACCCGTCGGGTCAGGGCGAAGGAGGTGTTCGCGACCCAGCGGGTTGAATACCAGGCGCACGACATCGAGATCGGCTTCTCCTACCAGGACGGTGCCGTGCTGCCGGACGGATCGGAACCGCCGCCGCGGGACCCGATGGGCTACCTGTACCACCCGGTGACCAGGCCGGGACACCGGCTGCCGCACGTATGGCTGACGCGGGACGGAGAACGCCTTTCCTCCCACGACCTCGTCGGCAGGCACGGCGGTTTCGTGCTGATCACCGGGGCGGTGGAGGACAGCTGGGCGGTCGCGGCGAAGCAGGTCGTGGACACCTTCGGCGTGGCGCTGACCGTCGTGCCCATCGGCACGGATCCCGCCGGATACCAGGACGCCGAGGGCGGCTGGTCGGCGGTGAAGGAGGTCGGCGACGGCGGCGCGGTCCTGGTGCGCCCGGACAACCACGTCGCCTGGCGCAGCTTCACCGGCGGCGCACAGGCCGGCGAGCTTAACGCGGCCTTTCAGCACATCCTCGGCGTCAAGACAACTGGGAGCTGA